A genomic stretch from Arenicella xantha includes:
- a CDS encoding glycosyl hydrolase family 28-related protein, whose protein sequence is MLGKFKLTLGCALVMVLATASVTVFAQNKVVVIPMSGDDAKPLANIVTVAKANGDFTDPVAAMDSISDASASNPYLIVIAPGVYPIASIINMKQYVDVSGSGQNATVLLGTVSTTVRNESAVFNGNRNSGVRSLTIRHSSTSGNNALGFYLSSDDGILIDDVRIEIDGPGSNYGIYANSSDFSLSNSTIELSDGNDVNGVYILSGVFNSHNNLIQLSDCTLATGILVNTGNANIIGNRITIDGCTSIQAGIHFNSSIDGVVSGSSIDIDSSSGNKYGIYSNSASKGLYSGLRIEVTGASGSNYGIYSNSSTNRSRITGVDILAASAAVRSSNSTNATAGHTFISNAVFREGLVDGAVSKLHCSFVFDESAPTAPIELGANCAN, encoded by the coding sequence ATGCTAGGAAAATTCAAATTAACTCTTGGTTGCGCGCTGGTTATGGTGCTGGCGACTGCGTCAGTCACGGTGTTTGCACAAAATAAAGTCGTAGTCATTCCGATGTCAGGTGATGATGCAAAGCCATTGGCGAATATTGTTACTGTAGCGAAGGCTAACGGTGATTTTACTGACCCTGTGGCAGCCATGGACTCGATTAGCGACGCAAGTGCAAGCAATCCCTACCTAATTGTGATTGCGCCTGGCGTCTATCCGATTGCGTCAATCATAAACATGAAACAATATGTGGATGTGTCTGGCAGCGGTCAAAACGCAACAGTATTGCTTGGCACTGTCTCAACTACAGTCCGTAATGAATCGGCGGTCTTTAATGGTAACCGTAATAGCGGTGTTCGGAGCTTAACTATCCGTCATTCCAGTACAAGCGGCAACAATGCCCTAGGATTTTACCTATCAAGCGATGACGGCATACTGATCGACGACGTAAGAATCGAAATTGATGGGCCTGGGAGTAACTACGGTATCTATGCCAATTCCTCAGATTTTAGTTTGTCGAACAGCACCATCGAGCTTAGCGATGGCAACGATGTTAATGGCGTTTATATTCTTTCCGGCGTATTCAATTCTCATAACAACTTAATTCAACTTAGCGACTGTACATTAGCGACGGGCATTTTGGTTAATACTGGCAACGCCAACATCATCGGTAATCGCATTACAATTGATGGTTGTACTTCGATTCAGGCGGGCATCCATTTCAATTCCAGCATTGATGGGGTCGTTTCTGGATCTTCGATTGATATCGATTCCAGTTCAGGAAATAAATACGGGATCTACAGCAATTCTGCCAGCAAAGGACTCTACAGCGGCCTGCGCATAGAAGTAACCGGCGCTTCTGGCTCGAATTACGGCATTTATAGTAACTCTAGCACTAATCGATCAAGAATCACGGGGGTCGATATTTTAGCAGCGAGCGCGGCTGTTCGTTCCTCTAACTCTACCAATGCGACTGCCGGACACACATTTATTTCCAATGCAGTGTTTAGAGAAGGTTTGGTTGACGGAGCCGTATCTAAACTTCATTGCTCGTTTGTGTTTGACGAATCAGCCCCGACCGCGCCCATAGAGTTGGGGGCGAACTGTGCCAATTAA
- a CDS encoding ABC transporter ATP-binding protein, with protein MTFNVTSLNCDYGNRHILRDINVDSLEPGSFVALIGPNAAGKSTLFKALAGLLPVSANAIFLNDIELQETSKANWLSRVCYLPQLTGNTANLTVFETILLARKSNLSWAVSDQDVAAAAALISEFQLDNIAHKNINQLSGGQQQLAAICQALIRNPDLYLLDEPTSALDIHRELQVLHALKQQTCERGVITIVSMHNLTLAAKFADQLIVLNRGEISAQGGTEDVLMSGVIESTYGVDIEVLKSKFGEPVISSHYRSDQDSVLVIPSASGSGVEC; from the coding sequence ATGACATTTAATGTAACGTCTTTGAACTGTGATTACGGCAATCGCCATATCTTGCGAGATATTAATGTTGATAGCCTTGAGCCAGGTAGCTTTGTTGCGTTAATTGGTCCAAATGCGGCGGGTAAAAGTACTCTGTTTAAAGCGCTAGCGGGCCTGCTGCCAGTGAGCGCTAACGCTATTTTTCTAAATGATATCGAGTTGCAGGAAACGTCCAAGGCGAACTGGTTGAGTCGCGTATGTTACTTGCCACAATTGACTGGGAATACGGCTAACTTAACCGTGTTTGAAACCATCCTGCTGGCTCGTAAGAGTAATCTAAGTTGGGCGGTCAGCGATCAAGATGTAGCTGCGGCGGCCGCACTTATTAGCGAATTTCAATTAGACAACATTGCCCATAAAAATATCAACCAGCTCTCCGGTGGTCAGCAACAGCTAGCGGCAATCTGCCAAGCATTGATCCGCAATCCAGATCTGTATCTTTTGGATGAGCCCACTAGCGCGCTTGATATACATCGAGAGTTGCAAGTTCTACATGCTCTGAAGCAACAGACATGTGAGCGTGGAGTCATCACCATTGTGTCGATGCACAATTTAACTTTGGCCGCTAAGTTCGCCGATCAGCTTATTGTCCTGAATCGTGGCGAGATTAGCGCGCAAGGTGGCACTGAAGACGTGTTGATGAGCGGCGTTATCGAGTCGACCTATGGTGTTGATATTGAAGTATTGAAGTCCAAATTTGGTGAGCCTGTTATTTCAAGTCATTATCGATCTGATCAAGACTCGGTACTGGTAATTCCGAGCGCATCAGGCTCTGGAGTAGAGTGTTAG
- a CDS encoding FecCD family ABC transporter permease, with product MINAVSNAYRLNNKKRVMLITLGLILLFLSFVSDIYTGPGGLSWSQIFSAVFEPETSAGNIRLIVWDIRLPIAITAILIGAMLAAAGAQMQTLLNNPLADPFTLGISSAASFGAALPLVFNVNILGISDGVDSSVSAFVFAILTTALLYVFTRIKESSAEVMVLVGIALLFAFNALLSIVQYAATDAQLSQIVFWMMGSLGRSSWYSVSVCGAVLLPIMLLFMVRAWPMTSLRMGEEKARSLGVNVKRLRIEILVGVSLLTATAVSFVGTVGFVGLVGPHIARMLVGEDQRFFLPLSIIAGALLMSLTSVVSKAATPGVIYPIGMITSLIGIPFFISLILKTQRRSWS from the coding sequence ATGATAAATGCGGTTTCAAATGCTTACCGATTGAACAATAAAAAGCGGGTTATGCTAATCACGCTTGGCTTGATTTTGCTGTTCTTATCATTTGTGAGTGACATTTACACTGGTCCCGGTGGTTTGTCTTGGTCGCAGATATTCAGTGCGGTGTTTGAGCCTGAAACCAGCGCCGGCAATATTCGCTTAATCGTTTGGGATATTCGTTTGCCAATTGCTATTACCGCAATTTTGATCGGCGCTATGTTAGCGGCAGCCGGTGCTCAGATGCAAACCTTGCTAAATAATCCGTTGGCGGACCCATTTACTTTGGGTATTTCATCTGCCGCGAGTTTTGGTGCGGCATTACCGTTGGTCTTTAATGTCAATATATTGGGAATTTCCGATGGTGTCGATTCGTCGGTCTCGGCCTTTGTGTTTGCTATTTTGACCACTGCGTTGCTGTACGTATTTACCCGTATTAAGGAGAGTTCGGCTGAAGTAATGGTGTTGGTTGGCATTGCGCTCTTGTTTGCGTTTAACGCGCTGCTGAGTATTGTTCAATACGCTGCCACTGATGCTCAATTAAGCCAGATTGTATTTTGGATGATGGGTTCACTTGGGCGCTCGAGTTGGTATTCAGTTTCGGTGTGTGGTGCTGTATTGCTGCCAATCATGTTGCTCTTTATGGTCCGTGCTTGGCCCATGACAAGTCTTCGAATGGGCGAAGAAAAAGCCCGTAGCTTAGGCGTTAACGTTAAGCGGCTGCGTATTGAGATATTGGTTGGTGTGTCTTTATTAACCGCAACCGCGGTTTCGTTTGTGGGCACCGTCGGGTTCGTTGGTTTGGTCGGCCCGCATATTGCGCGCATGTTAGTGGGCGAAGACCAGCGATTTTTTCTGCCGCTATCAATAATCGCTGGAGCGCTATTGATGTCGCTAACTTCTGTGGTGAGTAAGGCCGCAACGCCCGGCGTGATCTATCCAATTGGTATGATCACATCGCTAATTGGCATTCCATTTTTTATCAGTTTAATACTTAAAACACAAAGAAGAAGTTGGTCATGA
- a CDS encoding DUF2218 domain-containing protein — protein MYQAKSKVKAERAAKYVDMLSHHFSRKVTVEKSEACSQVQFPMGLCHMSAVDGALVFRCEADSNDALQAVQSIIDRHIPLLKHIKDTKLDWTLETL, from the coding sequence ATGTATCAAGCAAAGTCGAAAGTTAAGGCAGAACGAGCTGCCAAATACGTGGATATGTTAAGCCATCACTTTAGCCGTAAAGTCACGGTTGAGAAAAGTGAAGCCTGTTCTCAAGTGCAGTTCCCGATGGGACTTTGCCACATGAGCGCGGTGGATGGGGCATTAGTTTTTCGTTGCGAAGCGGACTCGAATGATGCCTTGCAAGCGGTGCAAAGCATCATTGATCGACACATTCCATTGCTCAAGCATATTAAAGATACCAAGCTCGACTGGACTCTAGAAACGCTATGA
- a CDS encoding ABC transporter substrate-binding protein, whose translation MKQSILLFLAAATVLASSQGLARISVVDIAGRTVELEKPATRVILGEGRFISIFSVLGIKQPITRIAGMMNEFELYDPDTYNAYRQAYPDIDQIENFGRTSAESVSVEKILLLNPDLAIFGLSGHGPSAQSKHITETLEAANIPVVFVDFSQEPIKHTANSVEIIGALLGASDKAFEFAERYRNSLALIEKRVAQIPLSAYPSVLFELKANASQECCLSVGKGMFADMAEFAGGRSIASDLLKGPVGQLSYEHVLSTNFDVFIGTAIGSMSRGSDADSLLLSGAGVSVNDARQSLSRFVAARKFAELDAVKNKRAYSLWHHFYNSPLNLYAIEQMAQWFHPELFADLAPQDTLKSMLSGSNPVNLNGAYSVSIEEAK comes from the coding sequence ATGAAACAAAGCATATTACTATTTTTGGCGGCTGCAACAGTGTTAGCGTCCAGTCAGGGTCTGGCAAGAATTTCAGTTGTCGACATTGCTGGCCGCACGGTCGAACTTGAAAAGCCAGCAACGCGAGTAATCTTAGGAGAAGGGCGGTTCATTTCGATTTTCAGCGTGCTGGGTATCAAGCAGCCGATTACTCGAATTGCCGGCATGATGAATGAGTTTGAGCTATACGATCCAGATACGTATAACGCGTATCGACAGGCTTACCCAGATATTGATCAAATAGAGAACTTCGGAAGAACGAGTGCCGAGAGCGTCAGTGTTGAGAAGATACTGCTGCTTAACCCAGACCTAGCAATATTTGGTTTGTCCGGCCACGGCCCAAGTGCTCAGTCTAAGCACATCACGGAGACCCTAGAGGCCGCGAATATTCCGGTGGTGTTTGTGGATTTTAGCCAAGAGCCGATTAAGCACACGGCGAATAGCGTCGAGATTATTGGTGCCTTGCTTGGTGCCTCAGATAAAGCGTTCGAATTTGCTGAACGCTACCGTAATAGCTTGGCGCTTATCGAAAAACGAGTAGCGCAAATTCCGTTAAGTGCCTATCCGTCAGTGCTATTTGAGCTCAAGGCGAATGCAAGTCAAGAATGTTGTTTGAGCGTCGGCAAGGGCATGTTTGCCGACATGGCTGAATTTGCCGGTGGACGCTCTATTGCCAGTGATTTATTAAAAGGGCCAGTGGGGCAATTAAGCTATGAGCATGTGCTAAGCACTAACTTCGATGTGTTTATTGGCACCGCTATTGGTTCAATGAGTAGAGGCTCAGATGCTGATAGTTTATTGCTGTCTGGAGCTGGTGTTAGCGTCAATGATGCACGTCAATCGCTATCAAGATTCGTGGCGGCCAGAAAATTCGCCGAACTCGATGCAGTGAAAAATAAGCGTGCTTATTCGCTGTGGCACCACTTCTATAACTCACCGCTAAACCTGTATGCCATCGAGCAAATGGCACAGTGGTTTCACCCAGAACTATTCGCGGATCTAGCACCACAAGACACACTCAAATCTATGCTGTCTGGCAGCAATCCAGTTAACCTAAACGGCGCCTATTCGGTGTCAATAGAGGAGGCTAAGTAA